In Thunnus maccoyii chromosome 11, fThuMac1.1, whole genome shotgun sequence, one genomic interval encodes:
- the slc40a1 gene encoding solute carrier family 40 member 1 — protein MENSGRQRTCCESIRDFFTSAKFLIYMGHALSTWGDRMWNFAVAVFLVELYGNSLLLTAVYGLVVAGSVLLLGAIIGDWVDRNPRLKVAQTSLLVQNSCVIVCGILLMVVFQFKEELVKLYDGWVLTTCYILVITIANIANLASTATSITIQRDWVVVVAGQDSSKLADMNATVRIIDQLTNILAPMLVGQIMAFGSHFIGCGFISGWNLCSMCVEYALLWKVYQKTPALAAKAGQKEEQQELKQLSPTKDPENGQSPEESSQPLMNETSVVTKADSPKQQGCCYQVSEPLRTLKAGWVAYYNQNIFFAGMSLAFLYMTVLGFDCITTGYAYTQGLNGSVLSLLMGASAVSGICGTVAFTWIRKKCGLIRTGFISGIAQLTCLIMCVVSVFAPGSPFDLTVSPFKDLYTHLIGEKTLPEADHSLTSFLTGGNATTTPAPAEEQPPLQSYLSVSLLFAGVIAARIGLWSFDLTVTQLIQENVIESERGVINGVQNSMNYLLDLLHFIMVILAPNPEAFGLLVIISVSFVAMGHIMYFRFAFKSLGSRLFLCFSPEQKVETDSPSLPTTV, from the exons ATGGAAAACTCTGGACGTCAGAGGACATGCTGTG AATCTATCCGAGACTTCTTCACTTCAGCTAAATTCCTTATTTATATGGGACATGCACTGTCAACATGG GGTGACCGAATGTGGAACTTCGCCGTGGCAGTTTTCCTGGTAGAGCTGTATGGAAACAGCCTGCTGCTCACCGCCGTGTACGGGCTGGTGGTGGCGGGCTCCGTGCTGCTTCTGGGGGCCATCATCGGGGACTGGGTGGACAGAAACCCCAGACTCAAAG TGGCTCAGACTTCGCTGCTGGTCCAGAACAGTTGCGTCATCGTGTGCGGGATCCTCCTGATGGTTGTTTTCCAGTTTAAAGAAGAGCTTGTGAAGCTTTACGATGGATGGGTTCTG actaCCTGCTACATTCTGGTGATCACCATCGCCAACATCGCCAACCTGGCCAGCACGGCTACATCCATCACCATCCAGAGGGACTGGGTGGTGGTTGTAGCCGGTCAGGACAGCAGCAAGTTGGCAG ACATGAACGCCACGGTGCGGATTATcgaccagctgaccaacatcCTGGCTCCCATGCTGGTGGGCCAGATCATGGCCTTTGGCTCCCATTTCATTGGCTGCGGCTTCATCTCCGGCTGGAACCTGTGCTCCATGTGTGTGGAGTACGCGCTGCTGTGGAAGGTCTACCAGAAGACGCCGGCGTTGGCCGCGAAAGCCGGACaaaaggaggagcagcaggagctcAAACAGCTCAGCCCAACGAAAg acCCGGAGAACGGCCAGAGTCCTGAGGAGTCGTCCCAGCCGCTGATGAATGAAACCTCAGTGGTGACCAAGGCCGACTCTCCCAAACAGCAAGGCTGTTGCTATCAGGTGTCTGAACCTCTTCGCACCTTGAAGGCCGGCTGGGTCGCCTACTACAACCAGAACATCTTCTTCGCTGGCATGTCCCTGGCTTTCCTCTACATGACGGTTCTGGGCTTCGACTGCATCACCACGGGCTACGCCTACACTCAGGGCCTCAACGGCTCGGTGCTCAGCCTGCTGATGGGGGCCTCGGCTGTCTCGGGCATCTGCGGCACCGTCGCCTTCACTTGGATTCGCAAGAAATGCGGCCTGATCCGCACGGGCTTCATCTCAGGCATCGCCCAGCTCACCTGCCTTATAATGTGCGTCGTCTCCGTCTTCGCTCCCGGGAGCCCCTTCGACCTCACTGTCTCGCCCTTCAAGGACCTTTACACCCACCTGATCGGAGAGAAGACGCTGCCCGAGGCTGACCACAGCCTCACTAGCTTTCTTACCGGCGGCAACGCTACAACTACTCCTGCACCGGCTGAAGagcagccacctctgcagtccTACCTGTCTGTTAGTCTGCTGTTCGCTGGCGTCATTGCTGCTAGAATTG GTCTGTGGTCTTTTGACCTGACAGTGACGCAGCTCATCCAGGAGAATGTGATTGAGTCGGAGCGAGGTGTGATCAACGGCGTCCAGAACTCCATGAATTACCTCTTAGACCTGCTGCACTTCATCATGGTGATTCTGGCTCCTAACCCAGAGGCCTTCGGGCTGCTGGTCATCATCTCTGTCTCCTTCGTGGCCATGGGTCACATCATGTACTTTCGGTTTGCCTTCAAGAGCCTGGGCAGCCGCCTCTTCCTTTGCTTCTCgccggagcagaaggtggagACGGACAGCCCCTCACTTCCTACCACCGTCTAA